Proteins found in one Paenibacillus borealis genomic segment:
- a CDS encoding spore coat protein: MYAQNGTPFMADEDLLNTVLADLKRTVREYTTAATESNCPAVRRVFNDLTMDTLRIQGELYTQMSQLNMYTPPGKALRQDIDKQIQTAQQTQQKCQQFVREKTGGAGAYNQASNVPLHQPNVQHNNGSYYM, from the coding sequence GTGTACGCACAAAATGGAACGCCATTCATGGCGGATGAGGATTTATTAAACACTGTGCTGGCCGATTTGAAGCGGACGGTACGGGAATATACAACAGCAGCCACAGAGTCGAATTGTCCGGCGGTACGCCGTGTGTTCAACGATTTGACGATGGACACGCTTAGAATTCAGGGTGAGCTGTATACCCAAATGTCGCAGCTTAACATGTACACGCCTCCGGGCAAAGCCCTGCGCCAGGATATCGACAAGCAGATTCAGACTGCCCAGCAGACCCAGCAGAAATGCCAGCAGTTCGTGCGTGAGAAAACTGGCGGAGCCGGTGCTTATAATCAGGCTTCCAATGTTCCGCTGCATCAGCCCAATGTGCAGCATAATAACGGTTCCTACTATATGTAA
- a CDS encoding aspartyl-phosphate phosphatase Spo0E family protein has product MLSADYYLPSYGGECSSGSGKHPPRGDANAHRLSLENEIQVLRSRMEQLFLQENSFTSDNVIAISSLLDLKINEYMKGRRRKSE; this is encoded by the coding sequence GTGCTAAGCGCAGATTATTACTTACCTTCCTATGGCGGGGAATGTAGTTCCGGAAGCGGGAAACATCCTCCCAGGGGTGATGCAAATGCACACAGGCTCTCGCTGGAGAATGAAATTCAGGTGCTCCGCAGCAGAATGGAACAGCTTTTTTTGCAGGAGAACTCCTTTACCTCAGATAATGTGATTGCCATCAGCAGCTTGCTGGATCTGAAGATTAATGAGTACATGAAAGGCCGCCGCCGCAAGAGCGAGTAA
- a CDS encoding TetR/AcrR family transcriptional regulator, whose translation MGDNSKSDNSKNDNSKNDNSKSDNSKSDNSKNDNSKSDNSKLLERKFIEGFEQLAPDKAIRQIIYHAVEVFSKKGYAGTKIKDIAASAGFSQGYVYMYFKSKDDIFTRIVELASDGAGMSVQYAAELEGSPMERITWLTEAFLSPDSIALQHFRLILLQTATSEAIPEEAKRVAKEKIMKPFEHLVPLIIAGQQAGEIVPGDPVEIAIAYFSFIQGLGIARLQTTSAAPFPSTELVLRFMKRER comes from the coding sequence ATGGGTGATAACAGCAAGAGTGATAACAGCAAGAATGATAACAGCAAGAATGATAACAGCAAGAGTGATAATAGCAAGAGTGATAACAGCAAGAATGATAACAGCAAGAGTGATAATAGCAAGCTGCTGGAACGTAAATTCATTGAGGGCTTTGAGCAATTAGCTCCGGACAAAGCGATCCGGCAGATTATCTATCATGCTGTAGAGGTATTCTCCAAGAAAGGCTATGCGGGAACCAAAATCAAGGATATCGCCGCCAGTGCAGGCTTCAGCCAGGGGTATGTCTATATGTATTTCAAATCCAAAGACGATATCTTCACCAGGATCGTTGAGCTGGCTTCAGACGGAGCCGGAATGTCGGTGCAATATGCAGCAGAATTAGAGGGGAGCCCGATGGAGCGGATCACCTGGCTGACGGAGGCCTTCCTCTCACCGGACAGTATTGCCCTGCAGCACTTCCGGCTCATTCTGCTGCAGACGGCCACTTCGGAAGCCATTCCGGAGGAAGCCAAGCGTGTAGCGAAGGAGAAGATTATGAAGCCGTTCGAGCATCTCGTTCCCCTGATTATTGCCGGGCAGCAGGCGGGAGAGATTGTTCCGGGAGATCCCGTGGAAATCGCCATCGCGTATTTTTCATTCATACAAGGGCTTGGTATTGCGAGATTGCAGACCACGTCCGCTGCTCCTTTTCCATCTACAGAACTGGTTCTGCGCTTCATGAAGAGGGAGCGTTAG
- a CDS encoding Lrp/AsnC family transcriptional regulator — MKEMNELKRKVLELLKEDARSSTALMATLLGAEEENVKTVIAQMEQDHVIVKYATVVNWDKVDDERVTALIEVQITPERGRGFEGIAERIYLYPQVKSVYLMSGAYDLLVEVEGRNLREVANFVSEKLSPIDAVLSTKTNFTLKKYKQDGIIFEEHEEDNRLMISP, encoded by the coding sequence ATGAAGGAAATGAATGAATTAAAGAGGAAAGTGCTGGAACTGCTTAAGGAGGACGCGCGAAGCTCGACAGCGCTTATGGCGACCCTGCTTGGTGCGGAAGAAGAAAATGTCAAAACTGTGATTGCACAAATGGAACAGGACCATGTCATCGTTAAATATGCGACTGTGGTCAATTGGGATAAGGTGGACGACGAACGGGTGACGGCGCTGATCGAGGTTCAGATTACACCGGAACGCGGCCGGGGCTTCGAAGGCATTGCGGAGCGGATCTATCTGTATCCGCAAGTCAAATCCGTCTATCTGATGTCCGGTGCCTACGATTTACTGGTCGAAGTGGAAGGCCGCAATCTGCGGGAAGTTGCTAATTTCGTCTCCGAGAAGCTGTCGCCGATTGATGCGGTGCTCTCTACCAAAACTAACTTTACGCTCAAAAAATACAAACAGGACGGTATCATCTTTGAAGAGCATGAAGAAGACAACCGTCTGATGATATCTCCGTGA
- a CDS encoding aminotransferase class I/II-fold pyridoxal phosphate-dependent enzyme has translation MITKSMNSYLAPLVQQIQPSGIRKFFDLAAGSKDIISLGVGEPDFKTPWHVREACVYSLERGFTGYTSNAGMPELREGIAEYLQTRFAVEYNPANQIIATVGGSEAIDLALRALISPGDEILIPEPCYISYSPITAIGGGIPVGIETFGENNFKLTASDLEAKITPRSKILILCYPSNPTGAIMSREDWEPIAKVVEKHDLIVISDEIYAELTYGSNHVSFASLPGMLDRTILVSGFSKAFAMTGWRMGYACGHPDLISAMLKIHQYTVMCAPSMGQVAALEALTNGMEEKDRMADSYNQRRRLIVKGLRDAGLDCHEPQGAFYAFPSIQRTGLTSDQFAQRLLLEYKVAAVPGSVFGLGGEGYLRCSYATSVSQLNEAVERIGAFVSQLARERTE, from the coding sequence ATGATTACGAAGTCGATGAATTCCTATTTGGCCCCGCTGGTCCAGCAGATTCAGCCATCGGGCATCCGTAAGTTTTTTGATCTGGCTGCTGGCAGCAAGGATATTATTTCACTCGGTGTCGGCGAACCGGATTTCAAGACTCCCTGGCATGTCAGGGAAGCCTGCGTCTACTCGCTGGAACGCGGTTTCACCGGCTATACCTCAAATGCCGGCATGCCGGAGCTTCGTGAGGGCATTGCCGAATATCTGCAGACCCGCTTCGCGGTGGAATACAATCCGGCGAATCAGATTATCGCCACCGTCGGCGGCAGTGAGGCGATTGATCTGGCGCTTCGCGCCTTGATCTCGCCGGGAGACGAGATTCTGATTCCTGAGCCTTGTTATATTTCGTATTCACCAATAACAGCAATTGGCGGCGGGATTCCGGTCGGCATTGAGACCTTCGGAGAGAATAACTTCAAGCTTACCGCGTCTGATCTGGAAGCCAAGATTACTCCGCGCTCCAAAATTCTCATTCTCTGTTATCCGAGCAATCCGACTGGCGCAATTATGAGCCGCGAGGATTGGGAGCCCATTGCCAAAGTGGTAGAGAAACATGATCTTATTGTAATTTCGGATGAGATCTATGCTGAACTGACGTATGGAAGCAATCATGTAAGCTTTGCCTCCCTTCCGGGTATGCTCGACCGGACCATTCTGGTCAGCGGATTCTCCAAGGCCTTCGCCATGACCGGCTGGCGCATGGGCTACGCCTGCGGCCATCCCGATCTGATCTCCGCGATGCTGAAGATTCACCAGTATACGGTGATGTGTGCACCTTCGATGGGGCAGGTGGCTGCACTTGAAGCGTTGACGAATGGAATGGAAGAGAAGGACCGGATGGCGGATTCCTATAATCAGCGGCGCCGGCTGATCGTCAAAGGGCTGCGCGATGCCGGGCTGGACTGCCATGAGCCGCAAGGTGCGTTCTATGCATTCCCGAGTATTCAGCGCACCGGACTTACCTCAGATCAATTTGCCCAGCGTCTGCTTCTGGAATATAAGGTTGCCGCAGTTCCGGGTAGTGTCTTCGGTCTGGGCGGAGAAGGATACCTGCGCTGCTCCTATGCAACCTCGGTGTCCCAATTGAACGAAGCCGTAGAACGGATTGGGGCATTTGTCTCACAACTGGCCCGCGAGCGGACGGAGTAA
- a CDS encoding alpha/beta fold hydrolase, translating into MVKVFKSDAGKEQVLRSYNELLGGWGTEVQELDIETPYGTTHCITAGEAGLPPLLLFHGVGDNSAVMWLLNMKELSRHFFCIAVDTLGGPGKSIPGARFNKQNFNQVDWINSVADGLKREQFYVAGVSNGAYMAFNYAVNEPGRVLKAVCMEGGMVTAPLKSMIQTLLMMFPEIMVPTRKNLLKVFNKLSSPESRLAEKHPNLAEHVVLLMKNHNQQAMFVQRIELYDKARAAIVRDKLYFLIGDYRLQHKKDFIGILQDGEFRYRVIGGAGHGINMEQPERVNRELIEFLQIQGGVQ; encoded by the coding sequence ATGGTCAAGGTATTTAAAAGCGATGCCGGCAAAGAACAGGTTCTCCGTTCCTATAATGAACTGCTCGGGGGCTGGGGGACAGAGGTTCAGGAGCTGGATATTGAGACTCCTTACGGGACAACACATTGTATAACAGCGGGAGAGGCCGGCTTACCGCCCTTGCTGCTGTTCCATGGGGTTGGCGATAATTCGGCGGTGATGTGGCTGCTGAACATGAAGGAGTTGTCACGGCATTTCTTCTGCATTGCAGTGGATACGCTGGGAGGGCCGGGAAAGAGTATTCCGGGTGCCAGGTTCAATAAGCAGAATTTCAATCAGGTGGATTGGATTAACAGCGTCGCTGACGGTTTGAAACGGGAACAATTCTATGTGGCAGGTGTATCGAACGGAGCGTACATGGCCTTCAATTATGCGGTTAACGAGCCAGGAAGGGTGCTGAAGGCGGTCTGTATGGAAGGAGGAATGGTCACTGCCCCGTTAAAAAGCATGATCCAGACGCTGCTGATGATGTTCCCGGAAATCATGGTACCCACCCGCAAAAATCTGCTTAAGGTATTTAATAAGCTCAGTTCGCCGGAATCACGGCTTGCGGAAAAACATCCTAATTTGGCCGAGCATGTCGTGCTGCTCATGAAGAATCATAACCAGCAGGCGATGTTTGTCCAGAGGATTGAGCTCTATGACAAGGCCCGCGCGGCTATAGTCAGGGATAAGCTGTATTTCCTGATCGGTGATTACAGGCTGCAGCATAAGAAGGATTTTATAGGCATACTTCAGGACGGGGAATTCCGCTATAGGGTGATCGGGGGGGCAGGCCATGGCATCAATATGGAACAGCCGGAGCGGGTCAACCGGGAGCTGATAGAATTTTTGCAGATACAGGGGGGAGTGCAATGA